tgacctgaaaggtcaagtgagcttttctcatcacttggtcaTGTTGGTGTCCGTCGAcaataaacttttacaaaaatcttctctgaaactactgggccaaattaatcaaCTTGGCctcaattatcattggggtatctagttttaaaaatgtgtggcgtgacccttccaaccaaccaagatggccgccatggctaaaaatagaacaaagggtaAACTATAGATTTTTGCTtctatctctgaaactaaagcatttagatcaaatatGACATGTagcaaaattgtttattaggtcaagatctatctgccctgaaattgtcaggcaaattggacaacctgttgttgggttgctgcccctgaaataataattttaaggaaattttgcagtttatcatcttaaatactattatagaaagagataaactgttaaaagcaaagtaagatctacaaataagtcaacatgaccaaaattgtcaattgaccctttagggagtttttgccctttacagtcaatttttaacaatttcataaatttttgtaaatttttaaaggttggcgacacaggctcttgaacCTCTAGTTTTAAATtgcatgcatttttttctatatctattacagaactttacaaaaaaagtcATTCAAATTTCAGTATTTAGtgctattttcatttgtttttataaataacattgtagatatatatttcataaatcagaaatattatacttttttttaatcaaatactaatgaatttaaaaaatatttatatatattcttttataaaatTCTTATTAAATGTGTCATAATtaaattcttgtttatttataaaaaaaaaacaccagttaTCTTGTTTATCTAAGAACTTTTTACTTCATAGaataatgtgggacaatcagaactctaaaatttaaaaagtgggacaattGGGAATAAACTGTTTTTGATggtgtttgtgttgcttagtcttaagctttccatgttgtgttttgtgtactattgtttatttgTCATTTGCTTTTTCAGCCccggttttgtcagtttatttttcatttatgagtttaaatgtccctctggtatacatgtatttcaccTCTCTGAAAAAAAAGTTCTGTTTACTTTAAATTCTTCCACATAATTGCCATTTGTAAAATTTCGTTGCATTTGTTTTGGAAACTTCAAATAGTGTTTTTAGACAGTATCCAGCTTCATATGACCATGATCATATTATATTGTGCTATTCATTTTCACATCCATTTCTCGTCAACTTCCTTTAACTGAATACTTGAAACTAGCAGGGTGTAATTGCTCACATTTCCAACTTTCTATATGTATTTGATATTCTGACTTATTAATTTCAgttatacatgtactttgatATTTTACTGCTTTCATTTtacaaattcatttgaaaatatttttggattggatttattgtttatatattttacagtAAGAAATATGCAAATGACCACAATAGACAAAACTAGACTTGAGAAGGAGGATGTCAGCTGGTTTGACAAAGACATTGATGATTTAGAAATAGGTGAGCCAGTATCTGAAGAACTAGAGGACATTGACCAGAATCAAGGTACAGTGAAGTTGATAGAATATATTTGAATTCTAATTATTAGGACATTTATTCTATGTAATGAAAAaggatattaaaaaagaaaacagatatAACTAAATAATATATTGGGGTTGATTAgtcaaggtttatgaccccttctggggcctgtcaattttgaacttttcaaactgcaatagtatcaaaacagcaaatGTACTGAATAATACAGATGGGCCATTTTTGTCGAGccacttttgttgcagaaagctcgacatagggatagtgatccggcggcggcggcggcggtggcggcggcattagcgttagctcacttcttaaaagctttatattttagaaggtggaagacctgcatgctccatactttgtatatagatgcttcatgttacgaagtttccgtcagtcacatgtccaaatgtccttgacctcactttcatggttcagtgaccacttgaaaaaaaagttcaaattttttgtaatgttgaattctctcttattataagtaataggataactatatttgatatgtgcgtaccttgcaaggtcctcatgtctgtcagatagttttcacttgacctcaacctcatttcatggatcagtgaacaaggtaaagttttggtggtcaagtccatatctaagatactataagcaatagggctagtatattcagtgtatggaaggactgtcaggtttacatgtccaactggcaggtgtcatctgaccttgacctcattttcatggttcagtggttatagttaaattttttgtgttttggtctgtttttctcatactatatgccataggtcaactatatttggtgtatggaaatattttatgatctttatgtcagtcgcgcaggatttatttgaccgtgacctcattttcacggttcattgcacagtgttaagtttttgtgtttggtctatttttcttaaactataagtaatgggtcaactatatatgttgtatagaagcattgttagctgtacatgtctgcctggcatagttcatccgaccttgacctcattttcaaggttcattggtctttttttagttatcttggttaatgttaagtttatgtgacagttgtaataaagcttagctttatacttaggactatcaacatatcaatgattagtatagaaggcgagacatttcagcgtgtgcactcttgtgtacaTATATACCAAGGTGAAACGTCGTGCAAAGTAtaaattttttatacgaccgcaaaaattttaattttttggtcgtatattgctatcacgttggcgtcgtcgtcgtcgtcatcgtcgtcgtcgtccgaatactttaagttttcgcactctaactttagtaaaagtgaatagaaatcaatgaaattttaacacaaggtttatgaccacaaaaggaaggttgggattgattttgggagttttggtcccaacattttaggaattaggggccaaaaaggacccaaataagcattttcttggtttttgcactataactgtagtttaagtgaatagaaatctatgaaattttgacacaaggtttatgaccacacaaggaaggttgggattgattttgggagttttggttccaacagtttaggaattaagggccaaaaaagggcccaaataagcattattcttggttttcgcacaataactttagtataagtaaatagaagtcaatgaaattttaacacaaggtttatgaccacaaaaggaaggttgggattgatttttggagttgaggtcacaacagtttatgaattaggggccaaaaaggggccaaaataagcattatttttggtttttgcaccataactttagtataagtaaatagaaatctatgaaatttaaacacaaggtttttgaccataaaaggaaggttgggtttgattttgggagttttggtcctaacagtttaggaataaggggcccaaagggtcataaattgaactttgtgtgatttcatcaaaaattgaataattggggttctttgatatgccgaatctaactatgtacgtagattcttaatttttggtcccgttttcaaattggtctacattaaggtccaaagggtccaaaattaaacttagtttgattttaaccaaaattgaatccttggggttctttgatatgctgaatttaaaaatgtacttagatttttaattattggcctagttttcaagttggtccaaatgggggtccaaaattaaactttgtttgatttcatcaaaaattgaataaataggttctttgatatgccaaatctaactgtgtatgtagattctttatttttggtccagttttcaaattggtctacattaaggtccaaagggtccaaaattaaactaagtttgattttaacaaaaattaaattcttgggcttatttgatatgctttatctaaatatgtactttgatttttgattatgggcccagttttcaagttggtccaaatcaggattccatatcaagtattgtgcaatagcaagaaattttcaattgcacagtattgcacaatagcaagaaatatctaattgcacaatattgtgcaatagcaattaattttcaattggagttatctttctttgtatagaatagtagttgataatatatgttggaaatttgccagacatgactatgatgtcattttctatttttatttgccaataactttatgtaaataacttcattggaaatttgccaatataaaatgttgctgatgaagctttttttccttatcttatctaaaatgtttttagataatgtatgttggacatttgccagacatgactatgatgtcattttctatttttatttgccaataattttatgtaaataacttcattggaaatttgccaatataaaatgttgctgatgaagttttttttattgttttatacataaacaatgtatattcacttttactaccaaccaatctttaccattcagtgataacaagcactttattttacattttaatattttatgatgtatttaaaagagtagttattgttgcaaactccattagaaatttgaattgatatcagttttggaaaaagggaaacggggatgtgaaaaaaaggggggttgggttaaatttttctcatttcagatttcataaataaaaagaaaatttcttcaaacatttttttgagaggattaatattcaacagcatagtgaattgctcaaaggcaaaaaaaacctttttaagttcattagaccacattcattctgtgtcagaaacctatgctgtgtcaacaatttaattttagatttaaaaagtttgaagaagaaatctttaattgatttgtaaaatcttgacatttgttttgtgtaaaaaaaaaaccatgtaatgtcaaaaatttgatcacaatccaaattcagagctgtatcacgcttgaatgttttgtccatacttgccccaactgttcagggttcgacctctgcggtcgtataaagctgtgccctgcggagcacctggtatagttttattgcatttaatagaaaaagggaTTTGGTGAATATAAAATGAAGaattttgtagaaaatccacagactttaatacagagatttttgttataaaacttgaaacatagtttagtcacttgtttttctatgatCAGCTAATGAAAGCTAGCGTTTATTGATCACAAAAAGTCATAAATAACCTTGAAATTCCAAAAACACCTTGTGCTGATTCACTAAATTTAAGCTCAacctagaaggtgtacttgagttagtccatatttttttttatttatttataccaatacttaaattaataaatttgttttaaggaaatcattgctagcactgcatgcaataaacaattttgtccgatttcaattttttaagttCGAATTTGAGctcaaaatgaatattaaaagtgAGAAACATGACAATCAGTAGTGTCAGAATGAGGAAACATGCACACACTGGGAATTCAATGGCATTACAATGACCTCCAAATGTATAGAGCGCCATTGATGCCAAATAACGGTGGTCTGGGTACCACTGTATTATTATGTCACCTGCACAACAAGGGTTAGTTATAGAATCTCTGGCCTTTTCAGTCATGatatcatttaatttaatgttaatGGTGTTTCTTTTATTCCATTGCTATACAAATAACCATTTTGATGGATCCTAATGAACTTTTGACActtgttataacatgtataataagtaAAAACTAAAATCAGCTTCAAGTATGTCATTTGGAAATTCTTGCATTATCATTAATTTGTGTTATTGATTACAAGGATTTTAATTCAAACTGAACTCGTGCAATggtttttttgtattcttttatagTACAAAGATATCAAAGACGAAAGAGAGAAAGTTTCTCAGGAGGAATAAGATTTCCAATAGATTTATGGGTAGCTTTGTCATGTCAAATACTACCAGAGCAGATTCTGACGTTTGCACAGATCTGTTGGGCATCAAATGCTGTTGTACATACAGTACAGTTCTGGAAACATTTATACAATAGGTAGGCATATTTTTATAATGTCATAATAATAGCTTTGTCATGTCAAATACTACAAAAGCAGATTCTGACGTTTGCACAGATCTGTCAGGCATCAAATGCTGTTGTACATACAGTACAGTTCTGGAAACATTTATACAATAGGTAGGCATATTTTTATAATGTCATAATAATAGCTTTGTCATGTCAAATACTACCAGAGCAGATTCTTGACATTTGCACAGATCTGTTGGGCATCAAATGCTGTTGTACATACAGTACAGTTCTGGAAatatataattttagtttcttgtgtataattcggagtttagtatgacttccattatcactgttctagtatacatattttttaagcggccagctgaagaacgcctatgggtgcaggagtttctcgctgcattgaggGCCCATTTGTTGCCTTCGGATGTTGTccgctctatggtcgagttgttgtcgctttgacacattccctatttcctttctcaattttatacaatagGCATGATAGGTaggcatatttttttaaagtcattataatattttcttaattaggCAAGTCCTAAAAGCTTCTCCGCATTTACCTTCTTCAGGCGTACAATATCCTGGTCTGTATGATAAATGTTGGGTATACAtaaataagacagcaacccaaaaccACGGTATAGCCCAAAGACATCATGTAACAATCTTCAACAATATGTCTATGTAATATATCAagcttttaattaaaaaaaaagaaataaatagacTATCAAATATCAGCCAACAACACCAATGTccattaaaacataataaaaagaatataacATAAACCACCTATGAGGTTCTAACATAGGAATGGCATATAAACCAGGGATAAAAGAGGTTCATTTTACATCTCAACTCTCCCCATGTTAATGCTGAACAGAAGAAAAATATGTAAGATAGCACCTTTGCCCTGTTTacatataattacaaaaataaatctaCCATAAACAGGTAAAAACACTACAATTGTGTTTTGATGAGGACAGAGGTCCGCACATGTTTTCATCAACCTGATGTTAGATCACATATATATCCACTAAGGAGCCTTTTTGTATAGCTATAGACAATATATGTCAAGTTATAATACTCTTATTTATGATATATCAATTATGCTGTTGTACATATTCCCTTTAAATTGtaatttcagattttactttGAGAAAAGTGAACTTCCAGAATGTTTAAGAATAGAGAACCTAGAGAGAATACATGGACTTAGACAGAGAGTTATTAGATCATTGTTCTACATCTATCCTCCTTTTGTAGCAAAGATCAAACGAACAATGCCTTTTGAGGATGAACCACATTTTTTTATTGGCCAAAGATGCATATTTACTTGGCATGAAAAAGTGAAaaatgtgtataattttaatttcaaattcaaaaaagaaagaatatatgaaattaacaaactgaaatattttaaagaaacaacTGACTTAAAAAATGGCTACAGagatttatatttcaatcaaGAAAATGATTATTATGTTTTAGAAGTGACTTGCCAGACTTTCCTATCTGTACCTTCTGTGATGGGACTTGTTTTAAGTAATGTTTATCTTAAGTTAAGTAGCGGTATGAGATACCATTGTTTAAAGTTAGTTTTTGATACTAATATAAAAGGCATTCCTGTAGGTAACAGAAAGTTCATTGAAGATACTGTTATGATTCTAGATCCTGTcttaaatgtgaaaatatatccTTGGTGGCATCCTAAATATCCATTCCTTAATAATTAGCTAATTTATTGTAGTCATTGTATCAGTAACAGAAAAATGtgtcaaaagtttaaacaaaacattactaaaaaaaatggagttatctACCCTCAATTAGAAAAGAAGATTTCCAGTTATTGCATTTGGCTAACTTTCAATACTCCAATATTAAAGTCTGGGCTAGTTTTATGGGCATGAATTTCCTATAATTATACCTTTATTTCCTGATAGGATGTGTATAATATGTATAATTTTTATCTTGTTCAAGTGTAATGCTTttatttaaggaggctcgcaggtacaaaaaaatcagcatcaaaaatcaaatatttaaacaattttatttttttattacaaattttatttattacactataagttattactttatgatatatgGCACAAAGatcaaccaaaaaaaatcaatatattttggccccagatgactttttaaatgtttatatcgtTGCAAAacctccaaattatctccctttggtgaaaaaaatgcattttttttgcattagatttgaaatatctttttaacttatcagtgacctatattttttttatttttttcatataagctgtacttaaactaaactagtgtatgatttctgtaatttagttctttttttatttctatattacctTTTTCTTCCTACTACAAAATGTAGTTCAACAGTAAGCAAATACctaaacaaaaatgcatgcttcatTTGAAGGGAGATTGTGAGCTTAAAAGAACGTTGacaccatatttttattttatttttctattaggtatggaaaaaagtttatttatagaaaaaagtaTCGAAATTGGattattctataaaaaaattgatttatacccgcgagcccccttaaggaTACATTAGAAACAGGACATTTTAGTGTTCCAATTTATTTTCCTTCAACAGTTAACATGATTAAATGattttgttattacatgtattacttgtttattttaaagaagTTATCTTTTGTATACAGGTGTTGCATTCATTTTTTCAGTCTCAAGCTGAACATGAGGCATACTAGTCTCATGataaaaaattgccaaaaaaaaatcttttgacatGCTTTTAAAGGATAAATTTTGACAGAATATTACTTATCATTTGAATATCTTattcttaaagtcatatgaaacctgaaattaaaaaaaatgatgcatatgtatttttataacaaaatggatagttttcattattttaaaacttataaagAATACTCCTTCAAAAGTACTGGTGTTATAGACCTgaaatacttttttctgaagaaaattcctTAATTTGTCCAATtttagaagaaatttacttttttttaattgcatgcttccaggaagcaattcaccaacatattttctgtatgcaaagtgacctaAGCGTGAAccttctcgtaaaaatctggtgaacAATACCCATGGATCTGTCACTagaataaactattatctgattgtacatgtaatcacgtgctcaatatccatgctttatgttgattgtttactataaggtgacaatcggtaaacttcagagtcaaaacacggcatttaatgagctaccatatttgttaaatcataacaaacagagagaaaaaaatttgacgattatacaatatatttgcgtaaaaaatgataaaatcatgcacagaagactaagtttatgatatatacatgcattagttcaagaattggataaacattatttttcaccagtcactcgtttcatatgactttaacaggggcagatccagccatttttatacaaccgcaaaacttgaaaaatttttggacgtatattggtatcacgttgtcgtcgtcgtccatagacatttggttttcgcactctaacttta
Above is a window of Mytilus galloprovincialis chromosome 7, xbMytGall1.hap1.1, whole genome shotgun sequence DNA encoding:
- the LOC143083774 gene encoding putative transmembrane protein 183BP translates to MQMTTIDKTRLEKEDVSWFDKDIDDLEIGEPVSEELEDIDQNQVQRYQRRKRESFSGGIRFPIDLWVALSCQILPEQILTFAQICWASNAVVHTVQFWKHLYNRFYFEKSELPECLRIENLERIHGLRQRVIRSLFYIYPPFVAKIKRTMPFEDEPHFFIGQRCIFTWHEKVKNVYNFNFKFKKERIYEINKLKYFKETTDLKNGYRDLYFNQENDYYVLEVTCQTFLSVPSVMGLVLSNVYLKLSSGMRYHCLKLVFDTNIKGIPVGNRKFIEDTVMILDPVLNVKIYPWWHPKYPFLNN